In the genome of Cheilinus undulatus linkage group 6, ASM1832078v1, whole genome shotgun sequence, one region contains:
- the aifm2 gene encoding apoptosis-inducing factor 2 isoform X1, producing MGGQASSMAEGVHVVVVGGGFGGIAAAQQLKSQGFSFTLIDMRDAFHHNVAALRASVKPGFAQRTFIQYAATFGDSFVQGRVERVNTAMQTVILEGGREIHYTHLILCTGTDGNFPGKFNTVASYETAIQTYEDFVKQIQAADSVLVIGGGSTGVEMAAEIKTEYPEKRVVLVHSRVALSDPELLPSVRQEAKVVLVEKGVELLLGQKVENMSELKLNVTQKNMVVTTDKGTSLTVDLVISCIGLKINSAAYASSFSDCLAENGALKVNEHLQVKGYSNVYAVGDCADVNEPKMAYHASLHASVAVGNILNSLTENPLSSYRPGSVTMLLAMGCDDGVGQFSGFKLPRFAVALAKSRDLLLWKSWREMGQKQP from the exons ATGGGAGGTCAGGCCTCATCCATGGCAGAGGGCGTCCATGTTGTCGTCGTTGGCGGTGGATTCGGCGGGATCGCCGCGGCTCAGCAGCTGAAATCACAAGGATTCAGCTTCACCCTGATCGACATGAGAGACGCTTTCCACCACAACGTGGCGGCACTCAGAGCGTCTGTAAAGCCTG GCTTTGCTCAGCGGACCTTCATCCAATATGCAGCGACGTTTGGAGACAGTTTTGTTCAGGGCAGAGTGGAGCGAGTGAACACGGCAATGCAGACCGTCATCCTGGAGGGTGGGAGG GAGATTCATTACACCCATCTCATCCTGTGTACTGGGACTGATGGAAATTTTCCTGGAAAGTTCAACACAGTGGCGTCATATGAAACTGCCATCCAAACCTACGAGGACTTTGTAAAGCAG ATCCAGGCAGCAGACTCTGTGTTAGTCATCGGTGGAGGATCGACAGGGGTGGAGATGGCCGCTGAGATCAAAACGGAGTATCCTGAGAAGAGG GTGGTCCTGGTCCATTCCAGAGTGGCGCTGTCAGACCCTGAGCTGCTGCCCAGCGTCAGACAGGAAGCTAAAGTGGTTCTGGTTGAGAAAGGAGTGGAGCTGCTGCTTG GTCAGAAAGTAGAGAATATGTCTGAGCTGAAGCTGAATGTGACCCAGAAAAACATGGTGGTTACCACAGATAAAGGAACCAGTCTGACAGTTGATCTAGTCATCAGCTGCATTGGACTGAAGATCAACTCTGCTGCATACGCCTCAAGCTTCT CCGACTGTCTGGCTGAGAACGGTGCTCTGAAGGTGAATGAGCACCTACAGGTCAAAGGTTACTCAAATGTTTATGCCGTTGGCGACTGTGCCGACGTCAATGAGCCCAAGATGGCGTACCACGCTTCACTGCACGCTTCTGTTGCTGTTGGCAACATCCTCAACAGCCTGACGGAGAATCCGCTGAGTTCATACCGCCCAG GAAGTGTCACCATGTTGCTGGCGATGGGCTGTGACGATGGCGTGGGCCAGTTCAGTGGGTTTAAGTTGCCTCGCTTTGCGGTTGCCCTTGCCAAGAGTCGAGACCTGTTGTTATGGAAGAGCTGGAGGGAAATGGGGCAGAAACAACCCTAA
- the aifm2 gene encoding apoptosis-inducing factor 2 isoform X2, which produces MGGQASSMAEGVHVVVVGGGFGGIAAAQQLKSQGFSFTLIDMRDAFHHNVAALRASVKPGFAQRTFIQYAATFGDSFVQGRVERVNTAMQTVILEGGREIHYTHLILCTGTDGNFPGKFNTVASYETAIQTYEDFVKQIQAADSVLVIGGGSTGVEMAAEIKTEYPEKRVVLVHSRVALSDPELLPSVRQEAKVVLVEKGVELLLGQKVENMSELKLNVTQKNMVVTTDKGTSLTVDLVISCIGLKINSAAYASSFSDCLAENGALKVNEHLQVKGYSNVYAVGDCADVNEPKMAYHASLHASVAVGNILNSLTENPLSSYRPARNLPSSHVI; this is translated from the exons ATGGGAGGTCAGGCCTCATCCATGGCAGAGGGCGTCCATGTTGTCGTCGTTGGCGGTGGATTCGGCGGGATCGCCGCGGCTCAGCAGCTGAAATCACAAGGATTCAGCTTCACCCTGATCGACATGAGAGACGCTTTCCACCACAACGTGGCGGCACTCAGAGCGTCTGTAAAGCCTG GCTTTGCTCAGCGGACCTTCATCCAATATGCAGCGACGTTTGGAGACAGTTTTGTTCAGGGCAGAGTGGAGCGAGTGAACACGGCAATGCAGACCGTCATCCTGGAGGGTGGGAGG GAGATTCATTACACCCATCTCATCCTGTGTACTGGGACTGATGGAAATTTTCCTGGAAAGTTCAACACAGTGGCGTCATATGAAACTGCCATCCAAACCTACGAGGACTTTGTAAAGCAG ATCCAGGCAGCAGACTCTGTGTTAGTCATCGGTGGAGGATCGACAGGGGTGGAGATGGCCGCTGAGATCAAAACGGAGTATCCTGAGAAGAGG GTGGTCCTGGTCCATTCCAGAGTGGCGCTGTCAGACCCTGAGCTGCTGCCCAGCGTCAGACAGGAAGCTAAAGTGGTTCTGGTTGAGAAAGGAGTGGAGCTGCTGCTTG GTCAGAAAGTAGAGAATATGTCTGAGCTGAAGCTGAATGTGACCCAGAAAAACATGGTGGTTACCACAGATAAAGGAACCAGTCTGACAGTTGATCTAGTCATCAGCTGCATTGGACTGAAGATCAACTCTGCTGCATACGCCTCAAGCTTCT CCGACTGTCTGGCTGAGAACGGTGCTCTGAAGGTGAATGAGCACCTACAGGTCAAAGGTTACTCAAATGTTTATGCCGTTGGCGACTGTGCCGACGTCAATGAGCCCAAGATGGCGTACCACGCTTCACTGCACGCTTCTGTTGCTGTTGGCAACATCCTCAACAGCCTGACGGAGAATCCGCTGAGTTCATACCGCCCAG ccagaaatctcCCGTCATCAcacgtgatctaa
- the aifm2 gene encoding apoptosis-inducing factor 2 isoform X3 codes for MGGQASSMAEGVHVVVVGGGFGGIAAAQQLKSQGFSFTLIDMRDAFHHNVAALRASVKPGFAQRTFIQYAATFGDSFVQGRVERVNTAMQTVILEGGREIHYTHLILCTGTDGNFPGKFNTVASYETAIQTYEDFVKQIQAADSVLVIGGGSTGVEMAAEIKTEYPEKRVVLVHSRVALSDPELLPSVRQEAKVVLVEKGVELLLGQKVENMSELKLNVTQKNMVVTTDKGTSLTVDLVISCIGLKINSAAYASSFSDCLAENGALKVNEHLQVKGYSNVYAVGDCADVNEPKMAYHASLHASVAVGNILNSLTENPLSSYRPEISRHHT; via the exons ATGGGAGGTCAGGCCTCATCCATGGCAGAGGGCGTCCATGTTGTCGTCGTTGGCGGTGGATTCGGCGGGATCGCCGCGGCTCAGCAGCTGAAATCACAAGGATTCAGCTTCACCCTGATCGACATGAGAGACGCTTTCCACCACAACGTGGCGGCACTCAGAGCGTCTGTAAAGCCTG GCTTTGCTCAGCGGACCTTCATCCAATATGCAGCGACGTTTGGAGACAGTTTTGTTCAGGGCAGAGTGGAGCGAGTGAACACGGCAATGCAGACCGTCATCCTGGAGGGTGGGAGG GAGATTCATTACACCCATCTCATCCTGTGTACTGGGACTGATGGAAATTTTCCTGGAAAGTTCAACACAGTGGCGTCATATGAAACTGCCATCCAAACCTACGAGGACTTTGTAAAGCAG ATCCAGGCAGCAGACTCTGTGTTAGTCATCGGTGGAGGATCGACAGGGGTGGAGATGGCCGCTGAGATCAAAACGGAGTATCCTGAGAAGAGG GTGGTCCTGGTCCATTCCAGAGTGGCGCTGTCAGACCCTGAGCTGCTGCCCAGCGTCAGACAGGAAGCTAAAGTGGTTCTGGTTGAGAAAGGAGTGGAGCTGCTGCTTG GTCAGAAAGTAGAGAATATGTCTGAGCTGAAGCTGAATGTGACCCAGAAAAACATGGTGGTTACCACAGATAAAGGAACCAGTCTGACAGTTGATCTAGTCATCAGCTGCATTGGACTGAAGATCAACTCTGCTGCATACGCCTCAAGCTTCT CCGACTGTCTGGCTGAGAACGGTGCTCTGAAGGTGAATGAGCACCTACAGGTCAAAGGTTACTCAAATGTTTATGCCGTTGGCGACTGTGCCGACGTCAATGAGCCCAAGATGGCGTACCACGCTTCACTGCACGCTTCTGTTGCTGTTGGCAACATCCTCAACAGCCTGACGGAGAATCCGCTGAGTTCATACCGCCCAG aaatctcCCGTCATCAcacgtga
- the elovl6l gene encoding elongation of very long chain fatty acids protein 6-like — protein sequence MNETDFYLPLSEYSFERKFDERGAIQWMQANWSKSFLFSAMYAALVFGGQHYMRPRPKMNLRRPLILWSLSLAVFSIIGALRTGSYMLHILSSSGFRQSICDQSFYNGPVSKFWAYAFVLSKAPELGDTAFIVLRKQKLLFLHWYHHITVLLYSWYSYKDMVAGGGWFMTMNYAVHALMYSYYAARAAGLRVPRPFAVLITSAQIGQMGMGLTVSWLVYRWMHQGGCPSRLDNITWAALMYLSYLVLFSNFFYQTYLRRQDHSKTAKTE from the exons ATGAACGAGACAGACTTCTACCTGCCGCTGTCTGAGTACAGCTTCGAGCGGAAGTTTGACGAGAGAGGAGCGATCCAGTGGATGCAGGCGAACTG GAGTAAGTCCTTTCTGTTCAGTGCTATGTACGCCGCCTTGGTGTTTGGAGGTCAGCACTACATGAGGCCCAGACCCAAAATGAACCTGCGGCGTCCGCTCATCCTCTGGTCCCTCAGCCTCGCCGTCTTCAG tATCATTGGGGCCCTTCGGACTGGCTCCTACATGCTCCACATCCTTAGCAGCAGCGGCTTCAGACAGTCCATCTGTGACCAGAGCTTCTACAACGGACCTGTCAGCAAATTCTGGGCGTATGCCTTTGTACTGAGCAAAGCTCCAGAGCTAG GTGACACAGCGTTCATCGTGCTGAGGAAGCAGAAGCTGCTCTTCCTGCACTGGTACCATCACATCACTGTGCTGCTCTACTCCTGGTACTCCTACAAAGACATGGTGGCAGGCGGAGGCTGGTTCATGACCATGAACTACGCCGTACATGCGCTCATGTACAGCTACTATGCCGCTCGTGCCGCAGGCCTCCGTGTGCCGCGGCCGTTCGCCGTGCTCATCACCAGCGCTCAGATCGGACAGATGGGCATGGGGCTGACAGTGAGCTGGTTGGTGTACCGCTGGATGCATCAGGGCGGCTGCCCCTCCAGACTCGACAACATCACCTGGGCAGCACTCATGTACCTCAGCTACCTGGTGCTCTTCTCCAACTTCTTCTACCAGACATACCTGCGACGCCAAGACCACAGCAAGACCGCCAAGACTGAGTAG